One Lagenorhynchus albirostris chromosome 7, mLagAlb1.1, whole genome shotgun sequence genomic window, agtactattttaaaaataattaaatttaattgtgagttaactgatttttaaaatttatttatttatttatttggctgtgccaggtgttagttgtggcacacggcatcttcattgctgcgtgcagtaTCTTCATCGCGACATTCGGGATCTTTGGTTGCAGCAttcgggatcttttagttgtttgtggcatgtgggctcttacttgtggcatgcaggatctagttccctgaccagggatggaatccgggccccctgtattgggagagcagagtcttaaacactgtaccaccaaggaagtccctgtattaCCTGATTATTGTTTTTAGgttactttcctttaaaaaaaaaatcaaagttaccCAAAGCAGAATTGGATTAGCTATGTTCACCTCTAGGGCCTGAGGGCAACCCACGACCTGGCTAGAAgaagtctatttttatttcttacgtGAAAATCGTCATGATGGGTCAAGGAATTGTAACATACATTCTTTCAACAGGTTGCACATTCAGGCttggtgtttctttcttttttttttttttttttttagtggtacacgggcctctcactgttttggcctctcccattgcggggcacaggctccggacgcgcaggctcagcggccatggctcacgggcccagccgctccgcggcatgtgggatcttcccagactgggcacgaacctgtgtcccctgcatcggcaggcggactctcaaccactgcgccaccagggaagccccttggtgtttcttttttaaagaaaaaaaacaaaacaggaagtttTCTCTAGTAAGAATTTAATGCACAAAGAAAACTCATAAACTGAGTTAATACAAAGTATATATTTCTTCTCTTAACCACATTGTATACATGCacataatattttgtaaataaaaataatttaaatctttataaatagtgaaataaatattaaaatagataaataaatgtttaagtagATATGTAAGTAGATAGATCAGCATGGGCATCTATGAGGGACGAGTGCCTGTAGAGTAGAACATCATGTTGCTTAATATTCCTGAAAACATGTGACAGATTGATTCAATTCAGGGCAtgatgagagcagaaatgagaGTCTTTGACATGGCAGCACAGGTGGAAGTGTGGTCTCGTTAGTGAGAATCATTTCTCAGGTTGAACCAGGTGTGTGTCATTCCTTCCTCCTGAGtctttcttacaaaaataaatagactaaatacaaagaaagtgtTTTTTCTCTTAACCACAATTTAAACGTGCACATAATattatacaaacaaaaaataagttaaaaccttataaatagttaaataaataaatttttaaatagataaataaatcatCTGTAAGGAATTAGTGCCTGCAGAGTTGAAAATGATGTTGCTTAATATTCCTGAAAACATGTGACAGATTGATTCAATTCAGGGCAtgatgagagcagaaatgagaGTCTTTGACATGGCAGCACAGGTGGAAGTGTGGTCTTGTTAGGCAGTGAGAATCATTTCGGTGTTGAACCAGGTGGGTGTCATTCCTTCCTCCTGAGTCTTTCTTACAAGTTCGTTGATGAAGAGAAGGATCTCATGACTTCTGCTCTGACAATCTCCCAGGCACAAGGGCTGTACTTCTTCTCTTGCAGATAGACAGTGATTCTGTGGAAGTATTTCCTCACAGCCAGGATGGAGTCCTCCTTCAGCAGGGGAGTCCCTTCCAGCCCCGCCTCCTGCATCAGACAGGCTTGCAGGTCAGTGAGCTGCTGATAAAGTGCAGTGCAGAACTTGTCCAGGAGGGTCTCATCCCAAGCGGCAGCCGAGCCCTCTGTGCTGAAGAGCTGGAAGGTCTGCTGGATCATCTCATGGACGACAGCGATGGCTTGAGCCTTCTGGAACTGGTTGCCTCCAAACGCCTCCTGGGGGAATCCAAAGTCATTTCTGTCCTTCAGGCAGGAGAAGGGGGAGATTCTCCTCATCTGTCGCAGGAGCATCAGGGCCCTCGTGTTAACCAGGCTGTGGGTCTGAGGCAGGTCGCAGCCCAGAGAGCAGTTGGAGTGGCAGCTGAGCAGCACCAGGGCCAGGAGTAAGGACACGGTTGGGGCCATCGGGGACCCTGCAGATGCTGCCGGCCTGGCTGAGGTGGGGACTCTGTGAACCCTGCTCTCTAGGTTCTCTGAAGACCTTCCTTCAGGCCTGGGTCTTAAATGGGAGCGAAttggtttccattttctgaaTGTTCCCTCTAACTTTCtacttctgtttttgcttttcattttgcactCTCCAGATGGGTTAGGACAAcatttctcaaccttttttttccccattattgcCTCTTCGCCTGCCCACAGATCCTTTTTAGATAGGTTTTTTCCTAATTGCCCCCAGCATGAAATTTTGATAACAAGATATACTGTGTGTCTAGTTTTGTACTTCTAGGGTATCTTTACTTTATATGTAGACAGAGAAAGTGCAAAGCTTACTGTTTGTATTCTATGCAGGGTTAAGAATGACATAAAATTGAAAGCTATAAATTAAGTGGAAAAGCTATTGAATTTTGTTATAACTTACGACTAAGTTTGCAGAATGATTTTTGAGGTAGGatatttacttatataaataGTAATATATCAAATTACatatccatataaattttatataaatactttataataatacCAAAGTAtagatatacttaaaaataatttaaaattgctcaaaatctttgaaaatcttaaattattttcttaatatttatttttcggtaatttaaattttgcttcatatcagaaaataatttttaatttcactggcTGCTAGATAGTCATCAGAtattatcaacatttttttttgtttatcacTTGCCATAATTATGGATGTGTTGAACAACTTTAGTagaattaaacaataaaatatcatagAACCTTCCCTGGAACCGGGAACAGCACGCTTCTCTACGCGGTCGCAAGAGGGCACAGGATGTCTTTTGATCGGATGTGTTAGGGAAACGCCCACGTCGGAGAGTTGCAGGTTCCGCGGTTTGGGCAGCACGAGAGGGACTGGGTCGGGTTCTCACGGAGCAATTTTATACTGATACAGTAGTGCGAAAAACCCCCTTCATTTTCACGGTGCTGAGTGCTGCAGAGGGAACCTTAATGCGGCCTCTCCAGCGATATTTTTGTCTGGTAGCAAGCCCGGAACCTTGCATTTTCTGGGCTTCCCCTGAGTTTTGTGCTTTATTTTCGCACAGAAACTTGAGCGAGGCCATTTTTGGGAAAGAAGCCGTTTTCTGAGGGGTTTGAAGCTGGGAAGCGAGTTGGGGCCGATTTTACAGATTCGGGCTCGTTTCTGGCGCTCTGCTGCGACGGCTCAGAGAGAGGGGAACGCGGCGGCGATGGGACGACAGGACAGTGTCGGGGACGCCTTGGGGGTGAGTCGGAGAGCGGCCACCACCGGGGCTGAGGACGCGGGAGCTGAGCGCGCCTGTAGATGCTCTGGGACTTCATGGTGTCTTTCAAGGATACAGCGTTAAAGTGGGGGAGGAAGTACTGAATAACTGAAAAGtgggaatattttaaaactcacagtattttttaatatttttaaattaaatttatattgttttatttaaattaaatattttagaaatttttacattttaatatattttctgaaaatattttaaatattgaaggTAGGGTATTAAAATATATGGTTGTTAAAACACAGCATTTTATTAAACTGTTTAAACTATAGTTTCTTCATACTAAAACaagaatttaatataattttactttcttaGCTTTAATGGAAGCAAACTCATTAATATTTTCAAGACTACTTCTTTACCTGTTTGAGAGAACTGCAGTGTTTGACAATTTCTTGTGACTCCGTGACagtcttaaataatttttatttatttcgaGTTTCTGAAACACCTTTCTCAGGACCCCAGCTCGACTGTAGTGTAGAAAGAAGAGTTAGTGTCCTGTTCAAGCAGTTGAGGACATTGACCAGGTCTGagcttctcattttctttggtaAGAATTTTAGAGACTAAACAGAAATTGCCCAAATTTCATTGGCAACGTGAAGCCTTCCTCTGTAAGACTGTCAGCGTCATCCAAATGCAGGgtcatttctgtctttatttaaaattttgctattttcttcaGCATGTATGTtgtggtgttttcatttttatatattgcgttaaaatattatttatcttgatcacTTAGATTTGGTGCCTTCTTACATTCCATGCTtgagggaagccctccctttcttTACCCAAATAGCCAGGAAATAGCTTTCGAAGTAACGTTGTGACCTTCCATAGCTAAAAATATAGGAATGTCCCATTTTTCATCACCCTCTGCCCCATCTACATTTTATAACCTATATCCTGGTCtctataacttttatttttttatttcgtttatttatttatttatttatttttggctgcgttgggtcttcactgctgtgtgcgggctttctctagttgcggcgagcaggggttactcttccttgcggtacacaggcttctcattgcggtggcctctcttgttgcggagcacgggctccaggcgcgcgggctcagtagttgtggcacgtgggcttagttgctccacagcatatgggatctttccggacagggattgaacccgtgtcccctgagtcggcaggcggtttcttaaccactgcgccacccgggaagtccctctagcttttaaaaacatctttgtcTTAAAATAATATCACCAGAGGTGGTCTGAGACTAACTGAGGATGAGGGAAGGAACTGTTTATCTCATTTATACTATACATTTATACAGAGCAGCCATTTTTCCTCGATGCTGGTTCTCTGCAAATGTTTCAAGTGCTGTAGGATTTCTCTCCTTAATGTACCAGACACTGCTCTAGGCCTGGAAACTTGGGCTTTGCTCCTTCACAGTCCTGCAGGCAACCCCTCTCCTAGAGTTTGCATTTGGGGCCTCAACACGCAGACCCCTGACAGTGTTAAGGGAGCGGTAGTCAAAGCCTCTCTTGGTGGGGCTGATCATGGACTCTACAAGTTACTATATGTCACATTAATGCTAAAGGCAGCTATGTTCACTAAATTCAGATTCTCAGACTATAATTTGCAaacttcatttaatctttacatttGCCTGTGTGACAACTACTTGAGTTGTCTCAGTTTTttagaagaggaaatcaaaatctGATGTCATTTAAATTGAGGAGCCCCAGATTTTTGTCAGAGTGGAGCCTTCTGCTGCTCCCAGGCCCTCCTCTTCATCAGCTCTGAGCACTGGCCCTCAGCTGCACTGAGCACGTGGTGCTTCCCTCATCCTAATCCTGCCTCTAGTGTCTgtcctccctgctccctggagGGCAGTCACCATCCCTGCCTTACTTTCCTAACAATCCACATTGCCAAGCACATTGTTACACATATATGCAGTGAGTACACTTTTGGTgacagaaggaagagaatggTATGAATTAGCCCTTGGTGTTAACATTTATGCCACTCTTATCCGTAGACTATGTCTGAAAACATGAGCTATGACTCCTGTAAAGTCATGTAGAGGAATTCAAATCTAATGTCTTAACCCCTTaaaggagaaatggagagaggCGAGGCTAGTTGTATTTTGGTGCATTGCAAAGCgtgaaaatagagtaaaatatcaAATCTCTAAGTACTCTTATtagaattcaaaaagagatagATTGAGACTCAGGTTTTTATTACAACCTTGGGTCTCATTTAGATGAATACATCCATTGGATTGATACTCTTTCATGTTCCAGGAGTGTAATTTCCAGTGTAATAAAGGAATTGAAGTTGCGACATTCTATGTTGCCCATAAATGGAAGACAAATTGCAAAAACGTGGAAACAACAGTGGGATAAGTAGAGAAATGACATTCCTGGCCTATTTAAGAATCTCATTTGCAGGCAGGTAGTCAGAGCAGCTGGATACAGGCTCCCACAGCCAGACACCTGCATCACCAGGCTTACCGGGGCCTGCCACCCTCCTCACTGAGGACACCCAGGATGATGTTCTCCAGCCCTGTCTGCACCCTTAGCTGTGACCAGCCCCAAACCATGGACGGCCAAAGCAGGAGACCTTCACAGTTCTACACCTAAGGGGGAGAATCTTCCTTGTTTTCCTGCCTGAAGGACAAGAATGTTTTCAGGTTCCCTTAGGACAAGCTGGATGACAGTTGGTTCCAAAATGCTCAGGCTGCCTCATTCTTTATGAAATGATCCAGCAGATCTTCAGTCTCTTCAGCCCAAAGAGCTGAAATTCCTATTAGGCTTGATCGCCACTGGGAAGATCTAAAGACCAGTTTGGTGCaggagatggagaggaaaagaCTCTGTTGGGCAATGAGGACTCCAGCCAGATTTTGAAGTACTCCTTCCAAAGGACCAGGCTTGATCTGAAAAGAAAGTCTACAGCTGCTGTGACTGGGACACTATCAGACTGGAAGCTGTGAAAGTCAGTGTGTGCTTTCCTCGTATGTTCAACCTCAGAGAGAACCCAGGAGTGGGAAAGGAGATTTGGACCCAGTCTTCCACAATGGGATCTTATCTACTTATAGGTAGCCTCAAGCATGTCAATATTCACTGAGTTCAGAACTTTTTCTTTGCTTCAGTTGTTAACTGCATTGAGTCATCTCAGCAGATTGTTTTACAATAGTAAGAGGAAAGTAtagttttgagtttttatttgtaataattagaatttatttctctatggtatttttttacttacaaaatttattcttcatattattatgtggtcctttgtgtctTGTTCTGCTTTGCTTTTGGGTGCAAAtcgtgtattttattttacttttaaatttattttattgaagtatagttgatttacagtgttgtgttaatttctactgaaCAGCAACCTGAttctgttataaatatatatacatactttttcttattcttttccattatggtttatcacaggatatggaatgtagttccctgtgctacacagtaggacctgttgtttatccattctctatataatagtttgcatccacTAATCCCAAACTgccaatccaaccctccccctcggcaaccacaagtctgtctctatgtctttgagtctgtttctgttttgtagataagttcatttgtgtcatattttagattctacatataagtgataccattatggtgtttgtctttctctttctgacttacttgactgagtatgataatctctacttccatcaatgttgctgcaaatggcattatttcatagtTTTTCGTGGCTGAGCAGTATTTAAatggtgtgttttatttttcaattttttaaaattaatttttattggagtatggttgctttacaatgttgtgttagtttctactgtacagcaaagtgaatcagctatacatatacttatagcccctcttttttggatttccttcccattttaggttaccacagagcatccagtagagttccctgtgctatacagtaggttctcattagttatctattttatacatagtatcaatagtgtatatatgtcaatcccaactccCAATTCCtcctacctcccctccccccttggtatccatacattttctctgcatctgtgtctctacttctgctttgcaaataagatcatctttaCCACAAATGGTGTGTTTTAAATGTTAGGTCTTCTTATACTCTTAAAGAGATAGGAAGTGTCCTTAAACCTTTAATCTGCCTTAAAATCCAAAAGGAATGTcaatagttttgtttgtttcattgattttgaaaatattttgaagtatctCTGCTCCCAGTAATTTTCTTGTGTTTGTGAATATATTGgtcaataaaagaaatatattacttTCTTAGTGGAGCATTCTGTCAGAGAAGACAGGCATTAAACAGTAAGAAATTAGGTAGGAACCCTTTTCAGGGCTGTGAAGGAGACGCATAAGGCACTATGACAGGTTATAGCAGTGGAGATTCAATTAAAGGAATGCTAATACGGTGACAGGGAGAAAATAGGATACTGGGAGCATGTGGGATTGCATGGGTCAAGGAAAGCTTCCAGAGGAAGCAGTTGGTGAGCCGGCATCTCAAGGGTCTGTAGGAGTTAGCCAGGTGATTAACTAATGGTCAATTTTGGACATATTATGTGGAAATATTCTAGGGTAGCAGGTACATATAAGTGCTTGGAGAGGAACAAGTGTTTGGAGATGTGACCCTGGGGAAAGACATGCATATGGAGGTCACAATCATAGAGAGGACATTTGGAACTATTTGGGAGGTTGAGAGTGTATGTGCAGAGAGGATGAAGTGTGGGACTAGCACGGAATTTTGAGGAACACCAATTCCCTAAGATGAGAGGGAGCAGTCaacaaaggaaggagaggaggaggggcagaaaaGCAGAGGGTGGTGGTGACACGGAGACCAGATGAGCGTCAGACCTTAAGATGGAGGGCGTGGTAACAAGTGTCCAATGCTTCTGAGATGTCAGCTGAGGCTGCCTGACAGTGATCTCTGATCTCAGTAACATGTAGCTTATTATAAATCTTGGCTGAGCAGGAGAACAGGGAGAACAGGGAGGCTGAAGCCAAATTATTATAACAACTGGAAAAATGAGGTGCATGTGAAGTTAGGGACGGATATTGCAGAGAATGCTCAAGATGTTTGGATGTGAACAGAATGACAGAAGGAAGATAATAACCTACAGGTGGTTATTAAGAAATGGGCATATTTAGGATGAAGAAGATGAAAATTAAGCATATTAATATTGATCAAAACTAGacagtaaaaaggaaaatgttgatACAGCAGAGAGAGGAGGTAACTGATAAAGCATAAGCATCTTATTGTACTAAGGCCTTCTCTGCTTTGCATCAAGGGAATCTCTCCCAAAAGCTAAACCTTCTGGAATTCTCCCTCTGTTTGCTCTCACAGAGGTTTTTCACCCTGGTTCAGTGAACCGTGGTGAGGCTTGGGATGAGTAAGaggtactttcttttttcttttataaagtgaTATGTGGTCTAAATGTGAGAATGGAAGTGGGAATGGAGATAGGCTAAATGTCCATCTCTCTTCTCAGGCCAATCAGTTCTATGCCAAGCATGATGGTGTTAAAAATCTgcttaatgaaatatttaaataaatttgaacacttttaaaaaatattatcttctgaataattttttaaaatacagctgtttgatacaggaaaaacaaaattttccttGTCATGTCAATGAGAGCGTTTGGATAATTGGTAGCTAGGATTTATTATTAACACCATGAATTaataaactcagagaaacattttgttTGATACTTATGACAATCATATAttgattaaatattatatatgtctaaacatttataataattttaaacttgTATAGAAATATATTGTACTACAGATCTTCAAACCAGTATATTACAAAGTATAaaatcaaaaaatgtttaa contains:
- the LOC132523688 gene encoding interferon alpha-3-like, translated to MAPTVSLLLALVLLSCHSNCSLGCDLPQTHSLVNTRALMLLRQMRRISPFSCLKDRNDFGFPQEAFGGNQFQKAQAIAVVHEMIQQTFQLFSTEGSAAAWDETLLDKFCTALYQQLTDLQACLMQEAGLEGTPLLKEDSILAVRKYFHRITVYLQEKKYSPCAWEIVRAEVMRSFSSSTNL